The Rhodobacter sp. CZR27 genome includes a window with the following:
- a CDS encoding flagellar biosynthesis protein, with protein sequence MALRLEVFETDLPEAAEVIVTDAATLEEGRLASYEEGYSAGWEDATTAQAEDQARMRSDLARTMQALGFTYHEARMHVLRAVEPLLAAVISRILPDVAREALAPIVLETLMPLAEQMAEAPVTLMLNPASRPAVEALLEEATGLPLTLVDEPTLGEGQVSLRLGAAETQVDLDRAVAEIALAVRNFFDLSEQEIRHG encoded by the coding sequence ATGGCCCTGCGACTGGAGGTCTTCGAGACCGACCTGCCCGAAGCTGCCGAGGTCATCGTGACCGACGCCGCCACCCTGGAAGAGGGCCGCCTTGCCTCCTACGAGGAGGGCTACAGCGCCGGCTGGGAGGATGCCACCACTGCCCAGGCCGAGGATCAGGCGCGGATGCGAAGCGACCTTGCCCGCACCATGCAGGCTCTCGGTTTCACCTACCACGAGGCCCGGATGCACGTCCTGCGCGCGGTTGAGCCGCTGCTTGCCGCCGTGATCAGTCGCATCCTGCCGGATGTGGCGCGCGAGGCGCTCGCGCCGATCGTGCTCGAAACACTGATGCCGCTTGCCGAACAGATGGCGGAGGCACCGGTAACGCTGATGCTGAATCCGGCCTCGCGGCCGGCGGTGGAGGCGCTGCTGGAAGAGGCGACGGGGCTGCCCCTCACGCTGGTGGACGAGCCGACGCTGGGCGAAGGTCAGGTCTCCCTGCGTCTGGGCGCGGCCGAGACGCAGGTGGATCTCGATCGCGCCGTCGCCGAGATCGCCCTCGCCGTGCGCAACTTCTTTGACCTCAGCGAGCAGGAGATCCGCCATGGATGA
- a CDS encoding FliM/FliN family flagellar motor C-terminal domain-containing protein — MDESDQNPFSQVPIEICISVGRARPQVRELLRLQRDAVLPLDRRVDDPVELYVGDRLIGRGELTELEGEQAGQLAVRLTEVANLRGGL; from the coding sequence ATGGATGAGTCCGATCAGAATCCCTTCAGCCAGGTCCCGATCGAGATCTGCATTTCCGTCGGGCGCGCCCGGCCGCAGGTGCGCGAACTCCTTCGCCTGCAGCGCGATGCGGTGCTGCCGCTTGACCGGCGCGTGGACGATCCGGTTGAGCTCTATGTCGGCGACCGGCTGATCGGCCGGGGCGAGCTTACGGAACTGGAGGGCGAGCAGGCCGGCCAGCTTGCGGTGCGCCTGACGGAAGTCGCCAACCTGCGGGGTGGTCTCTGA
- the flgK gene encoding flagellar hook-associated protein FlgK, translating to MSITGALSNALSGLTATARGVETTSNNVANALTEGYARRELEVAARNLGSEGQGVRVVGVRRMIDMTLVGDRRLADAGTGNRDTRAAFYQGLADTLGDTGDGSLLARISSLSSSLVAAASRPESTARLQNVLDAASALARGLNQASDAVQTARQDADSSIASQVDQLNTTLARVKDLNAKITEVRSVGRDASALEDQRQTLVDSIARIVPLREVQRENGQIALFTAGGAALLDGRAAEFGFTAKPGIDATDRLADGALGGLTLNGRPVRVSGETGLMAGGSLAAAFAIRDELAPQEQARLDALARSLVDRLASPSVDPTLGVGDAGLFTDAGGALDPADEAGLAGRLSVNVLVDPSRGGDLWCLRDGLNATSAGPSGNATLLNAIGAALDARLSASTGGIEGAYSLAGFATETVSLVSSAFLSADEEASFVAARRDELHALELGDGVDTDQELERLLRLEQAYAANAKVITACDQLINHLLEM from the coding sequence ATGAGCATCACCGGCGCCCTGTCCAACGCGCTCTCGGGCCTGACCGCCACGGCGCGCGGCGTGGAAACAACCTCGAACAACGTCGCCAACGCCCTGACCGAGGGGTATGCGCGGCGAGAGCTGGAGGTTGCCGCACGAAACCTGGGCAGCGAGGGGCAGGGCGTCCGCGTGGTGGGCGTCCGGCGGATGATCGACATGACGCTGGTCGGCGACCGGCGGCTGGCCGATGCCGGTACCGGCAATCGGGATACCCGCGCCGCCTTCTACCAGGGCCTGGCGGACACGCTCGGTGATACAGGGGATGGCTCGCTGCTGGCCCGGATCTCGTCCCTGTCTTCCTCTCTGGTGGCCGCGGCGAGCCGGCCCGAGTCGACGGCGCGTCTCCAGAACGTGCTGGATGCCGCCTCTGCACTGGCGAGAGGCCTGAACCAGGCCTCCGATGCGGTGCAGACGGCACGCCAGGACGCCGACTCCTCGATCGCGTCCCAGGTCGACCAGCTGAACACCACCCTGGCCCGCGTCAAGGACCTCAACGCGAAGATCACCGAGGTCCGCAGCGTCGGCCGGGATGCCTCGGCGCTCGAGGATCAGCGCCAGACGCTCGTCGACAGCATCGCACGCATCGTTCCGCTGCGCGAGGTTCAGCGCGAGAACGGACAGATTGCCCTGTTCACCGCCGGGGGCGCCGCGCTTCTCGATGGAAGGGCTGCCGAGTTCGGCTTCACGGCCAAGCCGGGGATCGACGCCACGGATCGGTTGGCCGATGGCGCGCTCGGGGGTCTCACGCTGAACGGCCGGCCGGTGCGCGTCTCCGGTGAAACCGGGCTGATGGCCGGCGGGTCGCTGGCCGCGGCCTTCGCCATCCGGGACGAATTGGCCCCGCAGGAACAGGCGCGGCTCGACGCGCTGGCCCGCAGCCTTGTCGACCGTCTGGCAAGCCCCAGCGTCGACCCCACGCTCGGAGTTGGCGATGCCGGACTGTTTACCGACGCAGGCGGTGCCCTCGACCCCGCCGACGAAGCCGGTCTTGCCGGCCGGCTGAGCGTCAATGTCTTGGTCGACCCGTCCCGGGGCGGTGATCTCTGGTGTCTGCGCGACGGCCTGAACGCCACCAGCGCCGGACCCAGCGGGAACGCCACGCTGCTGAATGCGATTGGAGCCGCCCTCGATGCGCGCCTGAGCGCGTCTACCGGCGGCATTGAGGGCGCCTACAGCCTTGCCGGCTTTGCGACCGAAACGGTCTCGCTCGTCTCCTCGGCCTTTCTTTCGGCCGATGAAGAGGCCAGCTTCGTTGCTGCCCGGCGCGATGAGCTTCATGCGCTCGAACTGGGCGACGGCGTGGATACCGACCAGGAGCTCGAGCGTCTGCTTCGGCTGGAACAGGCCTATGCCGCCAATGCCAAGGTGATCACCGCCTGCGACCAGCTGATCAACCACCTTCTGGAGATGTAG
- a CDS encoding MarR family transcriptional regulator, giving the protein MKPPLRDTEPDPPSLYDGVPAEEDLWFVPADPFQEEVGPPLPRSDRRDLLRAAEWRRAEASLAADLGRVAQRLGALDERVRRAPVGLRERLGVVEAAEFSWWAGDRVTPDRLSLWIALRLSGPQEDSLALTRAGWAARRLVSGPGPATGISAFLGRGPALDRALDWEAVDAASTGMHPITRAALVFHSWNLIIGDAGTAPIEAAVVAARLAAADGRSGSFLPLASGGSAALRPGGTPEERLARWYAGAEQASLAALRLLDQLEEWRDRAADEISGLSGRTPSRLLDAFARWPLLSAPVAEAETGSSRAAVQRNIDRLAALGLIREVTGQERFRLWTARLQK; this is encoded by the coding sequence ATGAAGCCGCCCCTTCGTGACACCGAGCCTGACCCGCCCTCCCTCTATGACGGGGTCCCGGCGGAGGAGGATCTTTGGTTCGTGCCAGCCGATCCCTTTCAGGAGGAGGTCGGACCGCCCCTGCCGCGATCCGATCGGCGGGATCTGCTGCGGGCGGCCGAATGGCGGCGGGCCGAGGCATCTCTTGCGGCCGACCTTGGCCGGGTCGCCCAGCGTCTCGGGGCGCTGGACGAGAGGGTGCGCCGGGCACCGGTCGGCCTGCGCGAGCGCCTGGGCGTGGTGGAAGCGGCAGAATTCAGCTGGTGGGCGGGAGACCGCGTCACGCCGGACCGGCTCTCGCTGTGGATCGCGCTCCGCCTCAGCGGTCCGCAGGAGGACAGTCTGGCGCTCACCCGTGCCGGTTGGGCGGCCCGCCGGCTGGTCTCCGGTCCCGGCCCGGCGACCGGGATTTCGGCCTTCCTTGGCCGGGGGCCGGCGCTTGATCGGGCGCTGGACTGGGAGGCGGTGGATGCGGCCTCGACCGGGATGCACCCGATCACCCGGGCGGCGCTGGTGTTCCACTCCTGGAACCTGATCATCGGCGATGCCGGTACCGCGCCCATCGAGGCTGCGGTCGTGGCGGCGCGGCTGGCCGCGGCGGACGGACGATCCGGCAGCTTCCTGCCGCTTGCCTCCGGCGGCAGTGCCGCCCTGCGTCCCGGTGGCACCCCCGAGGAGCGGCTGGCCCGCTGGTATGCAGGGGCGGAACAGGCCTCGCTGGCGGCTCTCCGGCTGCTCGATCAACTTGAGGAGTGGCGCGACAGGGCCGCGGACGAGATCTCGGGCCTCTCCGGGCGCACGCCCTCGCGGCTGCTCGACGCCTTCGCCCGCTGGCCGCTGCTCTCGGCGCCCGTCGCCGAGGCTGAAACGGGATCCTCCCGCGCGGCCGTCCAGCGCAACATCGACCGGCTCGCGGCCCTCGGCCTCATCCGCGAGGTCACCGGACAGGAGCGCTTCAGGCTCTGGACCGCTCGCCTTCAGAAATAG
- a CDS encoding PAS domain-containing protein → MLVALDKIFADDPSPYVLLDRNLVMIWANAAYLRATGRTREEIVGHMMTDVFPADPDSIPHQMLRSSFRRVLDEGRPDHLPLIPYPIPGRDSQLEDRFWSATNTPIKDADGRVEFILQNTNDITAIYRAERIATQPSDQARMIQRAEAVARENLELGSAVDFFRSVFDQAPSFMVVLEGPEHIFRMVNQAYVQLVGKRDLLNRTVRETLPELEGQGFHELLDEVYQTGTAFTRREAPVLLRRPDGVQRRYVDFIMCPLRGPDGSMRGIFVEGHDVTGQKLAEAEVIETRERFRLMAQTVPNHVWTATPEGDLDWLNDRLRDYAGLPAERLIGDGLMAVVHPDDRPRAEDVWRDAIATGRPFEQELRIRRHDGAHRWHISRALPIRSDEGRIVRWVGTNTDIEDRKLAEEAIADLNATLEERVQQRNRELEALNDTLRQSQKMEAIGNLAGGIAHDFNNLLQTVSGSVQLAMRALPVGSEARPRLDQALRAVERGATLASQLLSFGRRQPLAPQVIHLGRLLHDANHIVRSAVGEGVEIEVLVAADLWNTCVDPSNVETALLNLALNARDAMEGRGRLTIEIGNGCLDRSYARAHPDVEPGEYVTLTVTDTGCGMAPEVIDRVYEPFFTTKAEGRGTGLGMSMVYGFVKQSGGHIRICSEPGAGTSITLYLPRSLEAEDVARSLATGPMTGGSETILLVEDDKQVRATAAGLLRDLGYRVLEAPDADRALALLESGARIDLLFTDVIMPGRLNSRQLADRAQAFHRNLPVLFTSGYTQDSIVHGGRLDSGIHLLSKPYTQEALARKVREVLSTGRTNGKDEPEGLAGLRILVCEDDVIIRMNLVEGLREAGCEVAEAGAGSEALSLLAAQGADVMLVDLGLPDMSGIDLAMTARAGHPDLPILFATGDAFVTEAESMAHTAVLTKPFGDDALLDSVARLTGRRLHLTMNSA, encoded by the coding sequence ATGCTCGTCGCCCTCGACAAGATTTTTGCCGACGACCCTTCACCTTACGTCCTGCTCGACCGCAACCTGGTCATGATCTGGGCCAATGCGGCCTATCTGCGCGCCACCGGCCGCACGCGGGAAGAAATCGTCGGGCACATGATGACGGACGTGTTTCCCGCGGATCCCGATTCGATCCCGCATCAGATGCTGCGCTCGTCCTTCCGTCGGGTTCTGGATGAGGGGCGCCCGGACCACCTTCCGCTGATCCCCTATCCGATCCCCGGACGCGACAGCCAGTTGGAGGACCGGTTCTGGAGCGCGACGAACACCCCCATCAAGGATGCGGACGGCCGGGTCGAGTTCATCCTTCAGAACACCAACGACATCACGGCCATCTACCGCGCCGAGCGGATCGCGACCCAGCCGAGCGACCAGGCGCGGATGATCCAGCGCGCCGAGGCGGTGGCGCGCGAGAACCTCGAACTCGGCAGCGCGGTGGACTTCTTCCGCAGCGTGTTCGACCAGGCGCCGAGCTTCATGGTCGTGCTGGAGGGTCCCGAGCATATCTTCCGGATGGTGAACCAGGCCTATGTCCAGCTGGTCGGGAAGCGCGACCTGCTGAACCGCACCGTTCGCGAGACACTTCCCGAACTGGAGGGGCAGGGGTTTCACGAACTGCTGGACGAGGTCTACCAGACCGGAACCGCCTTCACCCGGCGGGAGGCCCCGGTGCTGCTGCGAAGGCCCGACGGGGTCCAGCGCCGATATGTCGATTTCATCATGTGTCCGCTGCGCGGGCCCGATGGCTCGATGCGGGGCATCTTCGTGGAAGGCCACGACGTCACCGGGCAGAAGCTCGCAGAGGCGGAGGTGATCGAGACGCGGGAACGCTTCCGGCTCATGGCCCAGACCGTGCCGAACCATGTCTGGACGGCAACTCCCGAGGGCGATCTCGACTGGCTCAACGATCGGCTTCGCGACTACGCCGGCCTTCCGGCCGAGCGGCTGATCGGTGACGGGCTGATGGCGGTGGTGCATCCGGACGACCGCCCGCGGGCCGAGGACGTCTGGAGGGACGCCATCGCGACCGGCCGCCCGTTCGAGCAGGAGCTGCGCATCCGCAGGCACGACGGTGCGCACCGGTGGCATATCTCCCGCGCGCTGCCCATCCGCTCGGACGAGGGGCGGATCGTGCGCTGGGTCGGCACGAATACCGACATCGAGGACCGCAAGCTGGCCGAGGAGGCGATCGCCGACCTGAACGCGACACTCGAAGAGCGGGTGCAGCAGCGCAACCGCGAGCTCGAGGCGCTGAACGACACGCTCCGCCAGAGCCAGAAGATGGAGGCGATCGGGAACCTGGCGGGCGGAATTGCGCACGATTTCAACAACCTGCTGCAGACGGTCAGCGGAAGCGTGCAACTGGCCATGCGGGCGCTGCCGGTTGGCTCCGAAGCGCGGCCGAGGCTTGATCAGGCGCTGCGCGCGGTGGAGCGGGGCGCCACGCTCGCCTCGCAGCTCCTGTCCTTCGGCCGGCGCCAGCCGCTGGCGCCCCAGGTGATCCACCTCGGCAGGCTCCTCCATGACGCGAATCACATCGTGCGGAGCGCCGTGGGGGAAGGCGTCGAGATAGAGGTGCTCGTTGCCGCCGATCTCTGGAACACCTGTGTCGATCCGTCGAACGTCGAGACCGCGCTCCTCAATCTCGCGCTGAACGCCCGGGATGCGATGGAGGGGCGGGGCAGGCTGACCATCGAGATCGGCAACGGCTGCCTCGACCGCAGCTATGCCCGTGCCCATCCCGATGTGGAGCCCGGAGAATATGTGACGCTGACCGTCACCGACACCGGCTGCGGCATGGCCCCCGAGGTGATCGACCGCGTCTACGAGCCCTTCTTCACCACCAAGGCCGAGGGGCGCGGCACCGGCCTCGGGATGTCCATGGTATATGGGTTCGTCAAGCAGTCGGGCGGCCACATCAGGATCTGCAGCGAGCCGGGGGCCGGAACCTCGATCACCCTCTATCTTCCGCGATCGCTCGAAGCCGAGGATGTGGCAAGGTCCCTCGCGACCGGACCGATGACCGGAGGGTCCGAGACGATCCTGCTGGTGGAGGACGATAAACAGGTCCGGGCAACCGCCGCCGGCCTGCTGCGGGACCTCGGCTACCGGGTGCTCGAGGCGCCGGACGCAGACCGCGCCCTTGCGCTGCTCGAGAGCGGCGCACGCATTGACCTGCTTTTCACCGACGTCATCATGCCCGGCAGGCTCAACAGCCGGCAGCTTGCAGACCGGGCGCAGGCGTTCCATCGGAACCTGCCTGTCCTGTTCACCTCGGGATACACCCAGGACTCCATTGTCCATGGAGGGCGTCTCGACAGCGGCATCCACCTGCTGAGCAAGCCCTACACGCAGGAAGCGCTGGCTCGGAAGGTCAGGGAGGTCCTCTCAACGGGCCGGACCAACGGCAAGGATGAGCCCGAAGGGCTTGCCGGCTTGCGCATCCTCGTCTGCGAAGACGATGTCATCATCCGCATGAACCTGGTCGAAGGCCTCCGCGAGGCCGGCTGCGAGGTGGCCGAGGCGGGCGCGGGTTCCGAAGCGCTTTCTCTGCTGGCGGCTCAGGGGGCGGACGTGATGCTGGTGGACCTTGGCCTGCCCGACATGTCGGGCATCGACCTCGCCATGACCGCGCGCGCCGGGCACCCGGATCTTCCGATCCTGTTCGCCACGGGCGATGCCTTCGTGACCGAAGCGGAGAGCATGGCGCACACCGCCGTGCTGACCAAGCCCTTCGGCGACGACGCGCTTCTCGATTCGGTCGCGCGCCTGACCGGTCGCCGGCTTCATCTGACGATGAATTCGGCGTGA
- a CDS encoding flagellin, producing the protein MTAVSLGDLARTFMLRRQNVALKSQAQRLSTETVTGLTADVRKKVKGDLGSINGIDSSLALLAARKSVTSEATLLASGMQNVLSAMNKSASDLALDLTSLSPNGMKMTTDQLGTAAEDAFRSAISALNTRIGDRSIFAGNEPQSAAVADADVILASLETAIAGAASAADVEQAVFAWFNNAGGYAAMSCQAASLAPIAVSATENVKLQVTAQHSVIKETLKGLALAAMLNRGALSGSDAGRTSLAESAGARLLQGQTDRIDLAARIGMVEERIEAAATANAAETTSLQIARIELLGVDSYETATQLEATQTQIETLYKLTTRLSRMSLVDYL; encoded by the coding sequence ATGACCGCGGTCTCTCTGGGCGATCTCGCCCGAACCTTCATGTTGCGGCGCCAGAACGTGGCTCTGAAATCCCAGGCTCAGCGGCTGTCCACGGAGACCGTGACGGGGCTGACCGCCGACGTCCGCAAGAAGGTCAAGGGCGACCTGGGGTCGATCAACGGCATCGACAGCAGCCTCGCCCTTCTCGCCGCGAGGAAGTCCGTGACCAGCGAGGCGACCCTGCTCGCGAGTGGCATGCAGAATGTGCTGTCCGCGATGAACAAGTCGGCGTCGGATCTTGCACTCGATCTGACGAGCCTCTCTCCCAACGGCATGAAGATGACCACCGATCAGCTTGGCACCGCAGCGGAGGACGCATTCCGGTCGGCCATCTCGGCACTGAACACCCGGATCGGCGATCGCTCGATCTTTGCGGGAAACGAACCGCAGTCCGCTGCGGTCGCGGATGCCGATGTAATCCTCGCGTCGCTGGAAACCGCAATCGCGGGCGCCGCCTCGGCGGCGGATGTCGAACAGGCGGTTTTCGCCTGGTTCAACAATGCGGGCGGATATGCGGCGATGAGTTGCCAGGCCGCATCGCTGGCGCCGATCGCGGTCTCTGCGACTGAAAACGTGAAACTGCAGGTGACGGCGCAGCACTCCGTGATCAAGGAGACGCTGAAGGGCCTCGCGCTGGCCGCCATGCTGAACCGCGGGGCGCTGTCCGGCTCGGATGCCGGCCGGACCAGCCTGGCGGAGTCGGCGGGCGCGCGGCTCCTGCAGGGGCAGACGGACCGGATCGACCTCGCCGCCCGCATCGGTATGGTCGAGGAGCGGATCGAGGCCGCCGCCACGGCGAATGCCGCCGAGACCACCTCCCTCCAGATCGCGCGGATCGAATTGCTCGGCGTGGACAGCTATGAGACGGCGACCCAGCTCGAGGCGACGCAGACGCAGATCGAGACGCTCTACAAGCTGACGACGCGGCTCAGCCGTATGAGTCTGGTGGATTACCTGTGA
- a CDS encoding flagellar basal body P-ring protein FlgI has product MLIRLILVFLCLALPVAAAPIRIKDLVRFDGVRGNDLVGYGLVVGLNGTGDGLRNSPFTEDIMSNLLERLGVNVTGEEYRPKNVAAVFVTATLPPFARAGTQIDVTVSAMGDAKSLLGGMLVMTPLNGADGQIYAVAQGAIIAGGISAEGQAARVVQGVPTSGTIPEGARVEREVEFDFAGLTNMRLALRTPDFTTAGRIEGVINRELGRGVALMLDAGTVALDLGAARARSPAHVLQQVENLTVEPETVARVVVDQRSGTIVMGEDVRISRVAVAQGGLTLRVEEQPMVVQPNPFSQGETIVVPRTSASIEENPGSGLAEIQGETTLSRVVAGLNALGVAPNDMIDILKSIHAAGALHAEFIVR; this is encoded by the coding sequence ATGCTGATCCGGCTCATCCTCGTTTTCCTCTGCCTTGCCCTGCCTGTGGCCGCGGCCCCGATCCGGATCAAGGACCTCGTGCGGTTCGACGGCGTGCGCGGCAATGATCTGGTCGGCTACGGCCTCGTGGTCGGCCTCAACGGAACCGGGGATGGCTTGCGAAACTCGCCCTTCACCGAGGACATCATGTCCAACCTGCTCGAGCGGCTGGGCGTCAACGTGACCGGTGAGGAATACCGGCCGAAGAACGTCGCCGCCGTCTTCGTGACGGCGACGCTGCCGCCCTTCGCCCGTGCCGGAACCCAGATCGACGTGACGGTCTCCGCAATGGGCGATGCCAAGAGCCTGCTCGGCGGAATGCTGGTCATGACCCCGCTCAACGGGGCGGACGGACAGATCTACGCGGTGGCGCAGGGCGCGATCATTGCCGGCGGGATCTCGGCCGAGGGGCAGGCGGCGCGCGTCGTGCAGGGCGTCCCCACGTCGGGAACCATCCCGGAGGGAGCCCGGGTGGAGCGCGAGGTCGAGTTCGACTTCGCCGGCCTCACGAACATGCGGCTTGCCCTTCGCACACCCGATTTCACGACGGCGGGGCGGATCGAGGGGGTGATCAACCGGGAACTCGGTCGAGGGGTCGCCCTGATGCTCGACGCGGGGACGGTGGCCCTCGACCTCGGGGCAGCGCGGGCGCGATCGCCCGCGCATGTGCTGCAGCAGGTCGAGAACCTGACCGTCGAACCCGAGACGGTTGCGCGCGTCGTGGTCGATCAGCGATCGGGAACGATCGTGATGGGCGAGGATGTCCGCATCAGCCGGGTCGCCGTCGCGCAGGGCGGTCTGACGCTGCGGGTGGAAGAGCAGCCGATGGTGGTTCAGCCCAATCCGTTCAGCCAGGGCGAGACGATCGTGGTCCCCCGCACGTCCGCCTCGATCGAGGAGAACCCGGGCAGCGGGCTGGCGGAGATCCAGGGCGAAACCACGCTGTCGCGAGTCGTGGCGGGGCTCAACGCGCTTGGGGTGGCACCCAACGACATGATCGACATCCTCAAGAGCATCCACGCGGCTGGCGCGCTTCACGCCGAATTCATCGTCAGATGA
- the fliP gene encoding flagellar type III secretion system pore protein FliP (The bacterial flagellar biogenesis protein FliP forms a type III secretion system (T3SS)-type pore required for flagellar assembly.), translating to MRLLPAVLLLIVAALPAAAQDLPVDFGDGGSLTTRSIQLIALITLLSLVPALAMMITCFPFIVTVLSILRQAIGLQQAPPNMLIISLALFLTWYVMDPVFTEAWVKGVEPLTRNEIDLREALTAGLAPFRGFMAGRIDGDTFAALQALRPDSTGEPIDSPLSLLVPSFLLSEIQRAFEIGFLIYLPFLIIDLVVSAVLMSMGMMMVPPAVVSMPFKLAFFVVADGWSLISGALVRSYF from the coding sequence ATGAGGCTGCTGCCGGCCGTCCTTCTGCTGATCGTGGCAGCCCTGCCCGCGGCCGCGCAGGATCTTCCGGTCGATTTCGGCGACGGCGGGTCTCTGACCACCCGCAGCATCCAGTTGATCGCGCTCATCACGCTGCTCAGCCTCGTGCCGGCGCTGGCGATGATGATCACCTGCTTTCCGTTCATCGTGACGGTGCTTTCGATCCTTCGCCAGGCGATCGGGCTGCAGCAGGCCCCGCCCAACATGCTGATCATCAGCCTGGCGCTGTTCCTGACGTGGTATGTGATGGACCCGGTCTTCACCGAGGCCTGGGTCAAGGGGGTCGAACCCCTGACTCGGAACGAGATCGACCTGAGGGAGGCGCTGACCGCCGGCCTCGCCCCGTTCCGCGGCTTCATGGCGGGACGCATCGACGGCGACACGTTCGCGGCACTTCAGGCATTGCGGCCGGACAGCACGGGAGAGCCGATCGACTCGCCCCTGTCGCTGCTCGTCCCGTCCTTCCTGCTCTCCGAGATCCAGCGCGCCTTCGAGATCGGCTTCCTGATCTACCTGCCCTTCCTGATCATCGACCTCGTCGTCTCCGCGGTCCTGATGTCGATGGGCATGATGATGGTGCCGCCGGCGGTCGTCTCCATGCCGTTCAAGCTGGCCTTCTTCGTGGTCGCCGACGGCTGGAGCCTGATTTCCGGCGCGCTCGTCCGCAGCTATTTCTGA
- the fliF gene encoding flagellar basal-body MS-ring/collar protein FliF yields MQNLISIWSSLDGRRRAIIAGTTIAMFLAIFGLSRMSGQPQMALLYAGLEGSAAGEVISALEAQGVAYEVRGDSIHVDAAQRDQVRMTLAAEGLPATGAAGYELLDGLSGFGTTSQMFDAAYLRAKEGELARTILATPQVKAARVHIAQNPSQPFRRDARSTASVTVTTSGGTLAAEQARAFKHLVASAVAGMQPEDVSVIDSVGGLILSGNEKDAAAAAGEGRATEMRRNVERLLEARVGPGRAVVEVSVDVETASESIVEKSFDPQGRVPISSETQERTSSSTQPSPDVTVASNLPEGDAAGGQGGKTNSSETRETVNFEVSQRQRELLRQPGAVKRITVAVLVDGMKTVGPDGTVTWQPRPEEELEVLRELVGSAVGLDEQRGDRLTLRSLAFETPPELGTLAEAGLLSSMENFDLMSAIQIGVLGLVALVLGLFVVRPILTTPPRLPEPLAPLALPAVDDGSALTGEIDDGNDLPNFAMVTSDPLDLDEDTDPVARLRRLIEERQAESVEILRGWMEPQREGS; encoded by the coding sequence GTGCAGAACCTGATTTCAATCTGGAGCAGCCTCGACGGTCGTCGGCGCGCGATCATCGCGGGGACGACGATCGCCATGTTTCTCGCGATATTCGGGCTGTCCCGCATGTCCGGCCAGCCGCAGATGGCCCTGCTCTACGCGGGTCTCGAAGGGTCGGCCGCGGGCGAGGTGATCTCGGCGCTGGAGGCGCAGGGCGTCGCCTACGAGGTGCGGGGCGATTCGATCCACGTGGATGCCGCGCAGCGGGACCAGGTCAGGATGACCCTTGCCGCGGAGGGTCTGCCGGCAACGGGCGCCGCGGGCTACGAGCTGCTGGACGGGCTGTCGGGTTTCGGCACGACCTCGCAGATGTTCGACGCCGCTTACCTCCGCGCGAAGGAGGGCGAGCTTGCCCGCACCATCCTTGCGACGCCCCAGGTGAAGGCCGCCCGCGTGCACATCGCGCAGAACCCCTCGCAGCCGTTCCGCCGGGACGCGCGCTCGACGGCGAGCGTGACCGTCACGACGTCTGGCGGGACCCTGGCGGCAGAACAGGCACGGGCCTTCAAGCATCTGGTCGCCTCGGCCGTCGCGGGCATGCAGCCGGAGGACGTGTCGGTGATCGACAGCGTCGGCGGGCTGATTCTCTCGGGCAACGAGAAGGACGCGGCGGCGGCCGCCGGCGAGGGTCGCGCGACCGAGATGCGGCGGAATGTCGAGCGGCTTCTGGAGGCCCGCGTCGGTCCGGGACGGGCCGTCGTCGAGGTGAGCGTTGATGTCGAGACCGCCAGCGAATCGATTGTCGAGAAGAGCTTCGACCCTCAGGGCCGCGTGCCGATCTCGTCGGAGACGCAGGAGAGGACAAGCTCCTCTACCCAGCCCTCGCCTGACGTCACCGTGGCGTCGAACCTGCCCGAAGGGGATGCCGCGGGCGGCCAGGGCGGCAAGACGAACTCCAGCGAGACGCGGGAGACGGTGAACTTCGAGGTCTCGCAGAGGCAGCGCGAACTGCTGCGCCAGCCCGGCGCCGTGAAGCGGATCACGGTGGCCGTGCTCGTCGATGGCATGAAGACCGTCGGGCCGGATGGTACCGTCACATGGCAGCCGCGCCCCGAGGAGGAACTCGAGGTGCTGCGCGAACTGGTCGGCTCCGCCGTAGGCCTGGACGAGCAGCGCGGCGACCGGCTGACGCTTCGGTCCCTGGCGTTCGAGACGCCGCCCGAACTCGGGACGCTCGCCGAGGCCGGACTGCTGTCGTCGATGGAGAACTTCGATCTCATGAGCGCGATCCAGATCGGGGTTCTTGGGCTGGTGGCGCTTGTGCTCGGATTGTTCGTGGTCCGGCCGATCCTCACCACGCCGCCGCGCCTGCCGGAACCCCTTGCCCCGCTGGCCCTTCCGGCTGTCGATGACGGCAGCGCGCTGACCGGCGAGATTGACGACGGCAACGACCTGCCCAACTTCGCGATGGTCACCTCCGATCCTCTCGATCTCGATGAGGATACCGATCCGGTCGCCAGGCTCCGCCGGCTGATCGAGGAGCGCCAGGCCGAATCCGTCGAGATCCTGCGCGGCTGGATGGAACCACAGCGGGAGGGCTCGTGA